One segment of Marvinbryantia formatexigens DSM 14469 DNA contains the following:
- a CDS encoding ATP-binding cassette domain-containing protein, with translation MLELKNIKKDYPAGNETVHALKGISLQFRENEFVSILGPSGCGKTTMLNIIGGLDKYTDGDLIINGRSTKSYKDRDWDTYRNHSIGFVFQSYNLIPHQTVLQNVELALTLSGVSKSERRERAKKALEEVGLGNQLRKKPSEMSGGQMQRVAIARALVNNPDIILADEPTGALDTETSVQVMEILKKVASDRLVIMVTHNPELAMRYSTRIIRMLDGNITDDSAPLTKEEVAAETKKQAEKADGGKTKKKHRKPSMSMGTAFSLSLKNLFTKKGRTMLTSFAGSIGIIGIALIYAVSQGMTTYIDTLQEDTLSSYPLTIEAQHLDTGSLLETFIGSATSGGEHENDAVYEKGMLYKMINSLNTMETDENDLKAFKEYIETERAKGDDGSGDGETSLAEALSGVQYTYDMDMQIYTESVDGTIIQSDTQELLQELMLEYFGLDMSSMTSLGDSYGMSDMMESMSGMSGMSGTSAVLWQEMLPGNDGELISPLLEKQYDVIYGSWPSAYNEVVLVVDENNEIDDMTLYALGLKSKDDIDELAQAAIDQTEIAEPEEKWTYEDICNMEFRTIFASDCYTYDEQTGLYTDLRDSQAGMKYLYDNGVPLKVSGIIRPNEDSVSSMLSGTIGYTSALTEYVIENAKGSEAVNAQLADPSTDIFTGLPFSENTGNLTDEEKAQEFEDYIAQLDEEGKAGAYVEMMSIPSEEELEGMVTDAVGSKTRADIESDMTQALVQQMGMAENEVADYLADMSDEDLNDLYTQMVEEQVKAQYAQQVSEELGSMDTAQLAAALDAAMPEYSTQQLAVYHDEILEFSDSSYENNLRELGVVDIDSPSSINLYASTFENKDVIEDAIDAYNEGADELEQITYTDYVGLMMSSVTAIINAITYVLIAFVAISLIVSSIMIGVITLISVQERTKEIGILRAIGASKKNVSHMFNAETVIIGFASGTLGVIITDLLCIPVNALLHHLTGINNLNAYLPWQVALILIGISVLLTLISGIIPSRSAAKKDPVVALRSE, from the coding sequence ATGCTGGAGCTTAAAAACATAAAGAAAGATTATCCGGCGGGCAACGAAACGGTCCATGCGCTGAAGGGAATCAGCCTGCAGTTCCGGGAAAACGAATTTGTCTCAATTCTGGGTCCCTCTGGATGCGGCAAAACCACGATGCTGAATATCATCGGCGGACTGGATAAGTACACAGACGGCGACCTCATCATTAACGGCAGGTCTACAAAGAGCTATAAGGACCGCGACTGGGATACCTACCGGAACCATTCCATCGGCTTTGTATTCCAGAGCTACAATCTGATTCCGCACCAGACGGTGCTGCAGAACGTGGAGCTGGCGCTGACGCTTTCCGGCGTGTCGAAATCCGAGCGCAGGGAGCGTGCGAAAAAGGCGCTGGAGGAGGTCGGACTGGGAAACCAGCTCCGCAAAAAGCCCTCCGAGATGTCCGGCGGTCAGATGCAGCGTGTGGCAATCGCCCGTGCGCTGGTAAATAACCCCGACATTATTCTGGCGGATGAGCCGACCGGTGCGCTGGACACAGAGACGAGCGTGCAGGTCATGGAGATTCTGAAAAAGGTAGCGTCCGACCGCCTTGTCATCATGGTTACGCACAATCCGGAGCTTGCGATGCGCTATTCCACCAGAATTATCCGTATGCTGGACGGAAACATTACCGATGATTCCGCGCCGCTGACAAAGGAAGAGGTTGCCGCGGAGACGAAAAAGCAGGCGGAAAAAGCAGATGGCGGAAAAACGAAGAAAAAGCACAGAAAGCCGTCCATGTCGATGGGAACCGCGTTTAGTCTTTCGCTGAAAAACCTTTTCACGAAAAAGGGACGCACCATGCTGACGTCTTTTGCGGGCAGCATCGGTATCATCGGAATCGCTCTGATTTACGCTGTATCCCAGGGCATGACGACGTACATTGACACCCTGCAGGAGGATACACTTTCCTCTTACCCGCTGACGATCGAGGCGCAGCATCTGGATACCGGCAGCCTGCTGGAAACCTTTATAGGAAGCGCAACTTCCGGAGGCGAGCACGAAAATGACGCTGTTTATGAAAAGGGTATGCTCTACAAAATGATAAATTCCCTGAACACGATGGAGACAGATGAAAACGATCTGAAGGCATTCAAGGAGTACATCGAGACGGAACGCGCGAAGGGGGACGACGGCAGCGGGGATGGCGAAACCAGCCTGGCGGAGGCTTTAAGCGGCGTACAGTACACATATGATATGGATATGCAGATTTACACCGAGAGCGTGGACGGCACGATTATCCAGTCGGATACGCAGGAGCTTCTGCAGGAGCTGATGCTGGAATACTTCGGGCTGGATATGTCGTCCATGACGAGCCTTGGCGATTCCTACGGAATGTCTGATATGATGGAATCCATGTCCGGCATGTCCGGTATGTCCGGTACCTCCGCTGTTTTGTGGCAGGAAATGCTGCCGGGCAACGACGGCGAGCTGATAAGCCCGCTGCTGGAAAAGCAGTACGACGTGATTTACGGCTCCTGGCCGTCGGCGTACAACGAGGTCGTCCTGGTGGTGGATGAAAATAATGAGATTGACGATATGACGCTCTATGCACTGGGGCTGAAGTCAAAGGATGATATCGACGAGCTGGCGCAGGCGGCAATCGACCAGACGGAGATAGCGGAACCGGAGGAAAAATGGACCTACGAGGATATCTGCAATATGGAATTCCGCACCATTTTTGCATCCGACTGCTATACCTACGACGAGCAGACCGGGCTTTACACCGACCTGCGGGACAGCCAGGCGGGGATGAAATACCTCTATGACAACGGCGTGCCGCTGAAGGTATCCGGTATCATCCGCCCGAATGAGGATTCTGTTTCCAGTATGCTGAGCGGAACCATTGGGTATACCAGCGCACTGACAGAATATGTGATTGAAAATGCCAAAGGTTCCGAGGCGGTCAATGCGCAGCTTGCAGACCCGTCCACTGATATTTTCACCGGGCTTCCGTTCAGCGAGAACACCGGAAACCTTACGGATGAGGAGAAGGCGCAGGAATTTGAGGATTATATCGCCCAGCTTGACGAAGAAGGAAAAGCCGGAGCGTATGTGGAAATGATGAGCATTCCATCTGAGGAAGAGCTGGAAGGCATGGTGACGGATGCTGTCGGCTCCAAAACGCGGGCAGATATAGAAAGTGATATGACGCAGGCGCTTGTTCAGCAGATGGGCATGGCGGAGAACGAGGTGGCGGATTATCTTGCGGATATGTCCGACGAGGATCTTAACGACCTCTACACGCAGATGGTGGAGGAACAGGTAAAGGCACAGTACGCGCAGCAGGTGTCCGAAGAGCTTGGCAGCATGGACACGGCGCAGCTTGCGGCGGCGCTGGATGCAGCTATGCCGGAGTATTCCACGCAGCAGCTTGCCGTATATCACGACGAGATACTGGAGTTTTCCGATTCTTCGTATGAAAACAACCTGCGTGAGCTGGGTGTGGTCGATATTGACAGCCCGTCGTCCATCAACCTCTATGCGTCGACCTTTGAAAACAAAGATGTGATTGAGGATGCGATTGACGCCTACAACGAAGGCGCCGACGAGCTGGAGCAGATTACGTACACGGATTACGTCGGTCTGATGATGTCCTCCGTGACGGCGATTATCAATGCGATTACTTATGTACTGATTGCATTTGTGGCAATATCACTGATTGTTTCTTCGATTATGATTGGTGTAATCACGCTGATTTCGGTACAGGAAAGAACGAAGGAAATCGGTATCCTGCGCGCGATTGGCGCTTCGAAGAAGAATGTGTCTCATATGTTTAATGCGGAGACCGTGATTATCGGCTTTGCATCCGGCACACTGGGCGTGATTATTACCGATTTGCTGTGTATCCCGGTAAATGCGCTGCTGCATCATCTGACGGGCATTAATAACCTGAATGCGTATCTGCCGTGGCAGGTGGCTCTGATACTGATTGGCATCAGCGTTCTGCTGACACTGATTTCCGGTATCATCCCGTCCAGAAGCGCGGCAAAGAAAGACCCGGTAGTAGCACTGCGCAGCGAGTAA
- a CDS encoding ABC transporter ATP-binding protein, whose translation MLKLFKKMHSREWKMAGICALLIIGQIYFELRLPDYMSNLTVLIETPGSSMSEVYRTGAEMLACTLASAALSILCGYLVSRIAGGFSYTIRELVFNKVADFGQKEMHAFSVPSLINRTTNDITQIQMFVAMGLQIMVKSPVMAVWAVLKIINKSWTLSVITAGFVVALLCIMVLIIVIILPRVRRVQKMLDDINLISRENLNGINVVHAYNAEEYQAEKFEKANDRLTRTQLFNQRALAFLMPVVSFAMNALALIIYWVGAAIINDVPLTDMTGRIAQFGDIVVFGTYATYVIMSIMMMVMIIMLLPSAQVSAGRINEVLDTEIKLCEGDRTEAAETGTVEFKNVSFRYPSSGKNVLENISFKANKGETIAFIGATGSGKTTLVSLAARFYDATEGEVLIDGEDVRSYSFDALYNRIGYVTQKAVLFAGDIKNNVLFGESSAPQTDENVQEALDIAQATEFVSKLSKGTESPIVQGGTNVSGGQKQRLSIARALARKPEILIFDDSFSALDYRTDAKLRRALNEKLKGTTCLIVAQRIGTIRNADKIVVLEDGKAAGIGTHEELMKTCKVYQEIAMSQLSKEELEA comes from the coding sequence ATGCTGAAACTTTTTAAAAAGATGCACAGCAGGGAGTGGAAAATGGCAGGAATCTGCGCTCTGCTGATTATTGGACAGATTTATTTTGAGCTGCGGCTGCCGGATTATATGAGTAATCTGACGGTGCTCATTGAAACGCCGGGGAGCAGCATGAGTGAGGTTTACCGCACGGGCGCGGAAATGCTTGCCTGCACGCTTGCGAGCGCGGCGCTGAGTATCCTGTGCGGATACCTAGTTTCCAGGATCGCCGGTGGCTTCAGCTATACCATCCGCGAGCTGGTATTTAATAAAGTGGCGGATTTCGGGCAGAAGGAGATGCACGCGTTTTCCGTGCCCAGTCTGATTAACCGTACCACAAACGATATTACCCAGATACAGATGTTTGTGGCAATGGGACTGCAGATTATGGTAAAATCGCCGGTCATGGCGGTCTGGGCGGTTCTGAAGATTATAAACAAGAGCTGGACGCTTTCTGTGATTACAGCCGGTTTTGTAGTGGCACTGCTGTGTATCATGGTACTTATTATTGTGATAATCCTGCCTCGTGTGAGACGTGTGCAGAAAATGCTGGATGATATTAACCTGATATCACGGGAAAACTTGAACGGCATCAATGTGGTACACGCCTACAATGCTGAGGAATATCAGGCAGAAAAGTTTGAAAAGGCAAACGACAGGCTCACAAGGACACAGCTTTTCAACCAGCGCGCACTGGCGTTTCTGATGCCGGTGGTGTCCTTCGCCATGAATGCGCTGGCGCTGATCATCTACTGGGTGGGGGCGGCGATTATCAACGACGTCCCGCTGACGGATATGACGGGAAGAATCGCGCAGTTCGGCGATATCGTAGTATTCGGGACATACGCGACTTATGTGATTATGTCCATCATGATGATGGTCATGATCATTATGCTGCTGCCGTCCGCACAGGTTTCCGCAGGACGAATCAACGAGGTTCTTGATACGGAAATAAAGCTCTGCGAAGGCGACAGGACAGAGGCGGCGGAAACAGGAACAGTGGAATTTAAGAATGTATCGTTCCGGTACCCGTCTTCCGGCAAAAATGTGCTGGAGAATATCAGCTTTAAAGCAAATAAGGGCGAGACCATTGCCTTTATCGGAGCGACTGGAAGCGGCAAGACCACGCTGGTCAGCCTGGCGGCGCGCTTCTACGACGCCACGGAGGGCGAGGTGCTGATAGACGGCGAGGATGTGCGGTCTTATTCCTTCGACGCGCTGTATAACCGCATCGGTTATGTGACGCAGAAGGCGGTACTTTTTGCAGGAGATATCAAAAACAATGTGTTGTTTGGAGAGAGCAGCGCACCGCAGACGGATGAGAACGTGCAGGAGGCGCTGGATATCGCGCAGGCGACGGAGTTTGTCAGCAAGCTTTCCAAAGGCACGGAAAGCCCCATCGTCCAGGGCGGAACCAATGTATCCGGCGGACAGAAGCAGAGACTTTCCATCGCCAGGGCGCTGGCGCGGAAGCCGGAAATCCTTATATTCGATGATTCCTTCTCCGCGCTGGATTACCGGACGGATGCAAAGCTGCGCCGGGCGCTGAATGAAAAGCTGAAGGGAACCACCTGCCTGATTGTGGCGCAGCGTATTGGAACCATCCGCAATGCGGATAAGATTGTCGTGCTGGAGGATGGTAAGGCGGCAGGCATCGGAACCCATGAGGAACTGATGAAGACCTGCAAGGTATACCAGGAAATTGCGATGTCCCAGCTCTCGAAGGAAGAGCTTGAGGCGTAG
- a CDS encoding ABC transporter ATP-binding protein, which produces MNRNQMTVPSKSKRGIVGVLKELFSYAGNIKAPMAVAMLLAIAGAVLTIIGPNQMSRITDLISEGLMGEIDLEAIGKIAALLLGIYIVSAVCTYVEHYIMATITLNLAKKMRRDLSYKINHVPMKCFGKLPFGDILSRVTNDVSTLQQALSNSLPTMVSATAQFVGCLVMMFATEWRMALAAVCVTLLGFVLMALIMSRSQKYFVARQESLGALNGYVEEIYSGHDVVRISRANRKVKARFDEMNKAVYNANCMSQFLSGIMQPLMNVIGNLSYVVVCVLGAVFVMDDQITFGVITAFIMYVRLFTSPLGQLAQGMTQMQTAAAAGDRVFDFLQEEELPEDRGIEIAPEQVHGSVKFEHVRFSYPNNPDKIIIKDFSAKVKPGQKVAIVGPTGAGKTTMVNLLMRFYEINGGDISIDGISTFDMKRESLHNLFGMVLQDTWIFKGTVRENLVYNKEGVSDEKLAEACKACGIYHFIETLPEGFDTILDENVTISSGQKQLLTIARAMIQDSPMLILDEATSSVDTRTELITQRAMDKLTENRTSFVIAHRLSTIKNADLILVMKDGDIIEQGDHETLLKKGGFYAELYNSQFEKAS; this is translated from the coding sequence ATGAACAGAAATCAAATGACGGTACCGTCGAAAAGCAAAAGGGGAATTGTGGGCGTCCTGAAGGAGCTGTTTTCGTATGCCGGAAACATAAAGGCGCCGATGGCAGTCGCTATGCTGCTGGCGATTGCCGGAGCGGTTCTGACGATTATCGGACCGAACCAGATGAGCAGAATCACGGATCTGATATCCGAAGGTCTGATGGGAGAAATCGACCTGGAGGCAATCGGAAAAATTGCCGCCCTGCTCCTTGGCATATATATTGTGAGCGCTGTGTGCACCTACGTGGAGCACTACATTATGGCAACTATCACACTTAATCTGGCGAAGAAAATGCGCCGCGATTTATCCTATAAGATTAATCACGTGCCGATGAAATGCTTCGGAAAGCTGCCCTTCGGTGATATTTTAAGCCGTGTCACAAATGATGTGAGCACTCTGCAGCAGGCGCTTTCCAACAGTCTTCCCACGATGGTCAGCGCTACGGCACAGTTTGTGGGCTGTCTGGTGATGATGTTTGCAACAGAATGGCGGATGGCGCTGGCGGCAGTTTGTGTGACATTGCTCGGCTTCGTGCTGATGGCGTTGATCATGAGCAGGTCACAGAAATACTTTGTTGCAAGACAGGAAAGCCTTGGCGCTTTAAACGGATACGTGGAGGAGATTTATTCCGGTCATGATGTTGTACGTATCTCGCGGGCAAACCGCAAGGTAAAGGCGCGCTTTGATGAAATGAACAAGGCGGTGTATAATGCAAACTGCATGAGCCAGTTTCTTTCCGGTATCATGCAGCCGCTGATGAATGTCATCGGCAACCTCAGCTATGTGGTGGTCTGCGTGCTCGGCGCAGTATTTGTGATGGACGACCAGATTACGTTTGGTGTAATCACAGCGTTTATTATGTATGTGCGGCTGTTTACATCGCCGCTTGGACAGCTTGCCCAGGGCATGACGCAGATGCAGACGGCAGCGGCGGCGGGAGACCGTGTCTTTGACTTCCTGCAGGAGGAGGAGCTTCCGGAGGACCGCGGCATAGAAATCGCGCCGGAGCAGGTGCACGGCAGTGTGAAATTTGAGCATGTGCGCTTCAGCTACCCGAATAACCCGGATAAGATTATCATCAAAGATTTTTCCGCAAAGGTGAAGCCGGGGCAGAAGGTGGCGATTGTCGGACCGACCGGCGCCGGAAAGACCACGATGGTCAACCTGCTGATGCGGTTTTACGAGATTAACGGCGGGGATATTTCCATCGACGGCATTTCCACCTTTGACATGAAGCGGGAATCGCTGCACAATCTGTTTGGAATGGTTCTGCAGGACACCTGGATTTTTAAAGGAACCGTGCGCGAAAACCTTGTGTATAACAAGGAGGGCGTGAGCGACGAGAAGCTTGCAGAGGCGTGCAAAGCCTGCGGTATTTATCATTTTATTGAGACGCTGCCGGAGGGCTTTGATACGATTCTGGATGAAAACGTCACGATTTCCTCCGGTCAGAAGCAGCTTCTGACCATCGCCAGGGCGATGATTCAGGACAGTCCGATGCTGATTCTGGATGAGGCGACCTCGTCAGTTGATACCAGAACAGAGCTGATCACGCAGCGGGCAATGGATAAGCTGACCGAGAACCGCACGAGCTTTGTGATTGCGCACAGACTTTCTACGATTAAGAACGCCGACCTGATTCTGGTCATGAAGGACGGCGACATTATCGAGCAGGGAGACCATGAGACGCTGCTGAAGAAGGGCGGATTCTATGCGGAGCTGTACAACAGTCAATTTGAAAAGGCGTCATAG